TGTTACCGCAACGTGTGATTCGAAACAACGCCCCTCGGCGCATCGCACGAAACCGAGTCGTTACCGGCCCGAACCAACTGTGGGAAATGGACGTGAAATACGGTTACGTGGCCGGTAAACGAGAGCATTTTTTTGTAGCGAGCGTTATTGATGTATTCGACCGCCAGATCATTGCGCATCATCGAGGAAAGTCCTGCACCGCTGAACATGTCGTAAAAACACTCCGTAGAGCCCTCTTAAAGCGCGGGGAGCATGTACAGGAGCGAGATCCGAACAAGAAGCTGGTGATTCGAACGGATAACGGACCGCAGTTCAAAAGCAAGAAGTTTTACGAGTTTTGCGATCTGAACAAACAACTTCTTGAACATGAGCGGATTCCCAACAAGACGCCGAACAAGAACGCTC
This sequence is a window from Insulibacter thermoxylanivorax. Protein-coding genes within it:
- a CDS encoding IS3 family transposase; this translates as KVSDSRIKGYLRRLLNGKHAACGYRKLTVLVRRKYRLIISKKKIYRLCKELGVLLPQRVIRNNAPRRIARNRVVTGPNQLWEMDVKYGYVAGKREHFFVASVIDVFDRQIIAHHRGKSCTAEHVVKTLRRALLKRGEHVQERDPNKKLVIRTDNGPQFKSKKFYEFCDLNKQLLEHERIPNKTPNKNAHIEAFHSILEMECFRWNCFETYEEAFAEVDRFIHFYNTERIHGSLHDLPPKEYAKLAALGQVPEQKIAL